The genomic interval gaactatttttttctttaataaagtGGTTATATAGGTTGCAGGCTACCCGATACCTATACGGGTTAACCCAAATGGATAACGAATTTATTCAGATCAGACTAAAAACCCTGAAAAAATACAGACTAAAATTATTAGAGTCAAACTCTGTATTTTAGTGGGCTGAGACGAATTGACTCATTCGAACTAATTCATTTTAAAGATTGTTAATAACACCAATAGAGATCACATATTACTCTGCCTTTATTTATAAGcaccaattatatttttaaacttaattataattcatttggaaataaaataatttattttataaatatttcaaataatatatgcgGACTTAGCATATTTACACAATTTTAAGTCGAGTGTAGGGATAAGAATTATGACGTTGATATATTCTCTGCACTCTCGAACTCAACCGATTAgggattttatatatttttttagtttcatatacatatattaataatttttatttaatattttttaaatattataaatttaatatattttgaaatttagtcagaacaataatattttcaatggAATGTTTGATTCTATTactgtataataataataataataataataataataataataataataataataattattattattattattattattattattatagagtATACATatatccaaaaaataaatttgcatTTCAACATATTCTTTTTCacattaattgattaattttataaaaaaattatagaataaaGAAAATTTCATGTATCagtgtaatattaattatttttttattaaaccttttaattaatactacatATAGCtcctaaaaaaaaatactacataAATAATTCTCATATCAGTCACtttgtattaataataataatgaatatactaatgattgatgaaaataattttataaaaaaatattattctctctctatatatttgaaataataaagCAAACTATTAACTATAAAACTATAATGATTTAATTATTGTAGGACTAAGAAGTTGTATTTGGAATGTGTGTTACGGAAAATGAGAGAAACATGTTCCCGAATCTTGGGGGTATTATTGAGAaaacaaatataacaaaaaatagagaataaTGTATGTAGGTATAAACAGCGGTGCAAAAAGAAATATCCCTGGTAAATTAGTAAAGCAGCCCATGGAAGGCCCAAAAGAAAGCGAAACCCGAGAAAGAATAGAGGAGCGCGAAAACAACAATTGAATTTTGATTCGGATTCGGATTCGAAGGAGGTAaaccaaaaattgaaattgaaatgcgGTGGAGTTTGGTCCATGGATGGGAAGTCTAACCTTCCGATCAAGCCAGATCCTTCTTCCCCGGACTTCCTCCGCCACGTTCAAGCCGCCTTGAAACGTCACCGCCCTCTCGGTACTCCTTTCTTCATTCAATTTCATTTTTCCCCAATATTCAACTTACCtagggtttttatttatttatttacggtttctaactaataatttattagGTTCAACGCAATCCAATAGCTTCAGGCCAAGGCGCACGCTGGTTCATCAACCACACGATTCACCTGAAACCAGCACCGTTGATACTCCTTCTCAAGATCCAAATGCTCAAAACAAAGTTCAATTTTCCAATACTGTTCCACAAggtaatttttttctctaaatattttgtttgtttgtgtttttgcGTATTCCAAACATGTTTTTAACAATGCAGGGGCCAATGATGTAAAGGCCATTGATTTGGAGAGTTTGTCTTCTCATATGAGTTCACTTGGATTCACAGAAATGGAGTGGGTTGAAGGTAACCAACCTGAAGCTTTGATTGGATTCAACGATGATTCGAAGCAACCTAAAGTTCTGCAGACTGAGCCTGATTTTAGTTTGAGATCCGATGGAGGAATAAGTTGCTCCATGTTACCGAGGAGGAATACGGTTACGCGGGATAATTTGCAGCAGTTCAGAAACTTTCTAAGCCAGCCGGCGACACAGTCTTCGGTAGTGGGACCTTCGTGTGCCACAACTACTTCAGTCAATTCAACTTCAGCTCCTATGATGAATTCAACAACCCATTTGCATATAGAAAGTGGCACACGTGTGGCTGCTGGTCCGTTTGGAGAGATTCGTGTTAAACCTATAACTGAAAGTGTTATGGAATCAGCAAATATAGATACTTCAGTGAAAAAAGGGAATATAATATCAGTTGATAAGGATGCAGCTCCAGGGCAAGCTTCTGATTCTTGTGTCGATGCCGAGTTGGCATTTAAAGAGAGTGAACAATCTAAGGAGCAGCAAGCATCCATGTTAAAAGAAACCAGTAATTCAAAATATGTTTCTTGGGATGGCGACAAGTTGACCGAACGGAAAGAGGTTGCAGATGTTTCAAACATACAGCCTCAGGCTTCGGTGTCCAAAGCACCTTCTGTGAATGTGAAGTTTGAATCTTCTAATATAGAAAAGCGAGAGAAGGCTGTGAGTAGTAGAAGTTCGTCGGTCAATAAGAAAAGGTCCTATGACCCCGATTTGTTTTTTAAGGTTAATGGAAAACTTTATCAACGTCTTGGCAAGATAGGTAGTGGTGGAAGCAGTGAGGTGCACAAGGTGATTTCATCAGACTGTAAGATATATGCACTTAAGAAGATCAAACTCAAGGGTCGTGATTATGCTACTGCATATGGGTTTTGTCAAGAGATTGAGTATCTTAATAGGCTGAAAGGAAAGGATAATATCATACAGCTTATAGATTATGAGGTACTGTTATCAACAACTGGTCTTTATCATGATATATGTAGCAGTTCTTGCTTGTAGTTATTTCTGCTTTTCATCGCTCTTCAGACATTTGATAATACGGGAATATATAATCACTTAAATTCTTATTGCATACTCATGGTCACTTTTTGGGGCTTGGCTTATTCTCATTTCTGAAACAAAACTTTTTGGGTTGATTTCCACTGGTGTGTTTATATTGTCACTGTTTTTTATGTTCtagtgaattttatttttacctgATCCTGTTATTAGGTAACTGACAAGGCTTTGCTCGAAGAAGTTATGAAAGGCACTCTCAGTATTAAGGATGGCCGAGTCAAGGATGACGGATATATATTCATGGTACTTGAATACGGGGAAATTGATTTAGCTCACATGTTGTCCCAGAAGTGGAAGGAACTTGATGGACCCAACCAGACCATAGATGAGAACTGGCTTCGATTTTATTGGCAGGTTTAATCTATAATGtagctttgaattttttttatgttctaTCTATACAATAACATTCATGTTGTATAACTAGTTTTGCCTTGTTTGTTTGATAATTGAAAGTTCTAGTGTTTGATTTATCCAAAATATTGCAAATAATACTTCCATGCCTGTATCTATGTTTACTATTTCGTGTTCTGGATGTTTgtctattattaataatttagatagCATTTGAAATGtagttcaatttaattaaaatctcATTAGTacactattttatcaaatagtATTCAAGTTTGACATGATATTATTTCACACATGTTGCCATTTTTCTCTTTTACATGATTATGACTATGAACTGTTGT from Cicer arietinum cultivar CDC Frontier isolate Library 1 chromosome 5, Cicar.CDCFrontier_v2.0, whole genome shotgun sequence carries:
- the LOC101506529 gene encoding serine/threonine-protein kinase MPS1 isoform X1 — encoded protein: MDGKSNLPIKPDPSSPDFLRHVQAALKRHRPLGSTQSNSFRPRRTLVHQPHDSPETSTVDTPSQDPNAQNKVQFSNTVPQEMEWVEGNQPEALIGFNDDSKQPKVLQTEPDFSLRSDGGISCSMLPRRNTVTRDNLQQFRNFLSQPATQSSVVGPSCATTTSVNSTSAPMMNSTTHLHIESGTRVAAGPFGEIRVKPITESVMESANIDTSVKKGNIISVDKDAAPGQASDSCVDAELAFKESEQSKEQQASMLKETSNSKYVSWDGDKLTERKEVADVSNIQPQASVSKAPSVNVKFESSNIEKREKAVSSRSSSVNKKRSYDPDLFFKVNGKLYQRLGKIGSGGSSEVHKVISSDCKIYALKKIKLKGRDYATAYGFCQEIEYLNRLKGKDNIIQLIDYEVTDKALLEEVMKGTLSIKDGRVKDDGYIFMVLEYGEIDLAHMLSQKWKELDGPNQTIDENWLRFYWQQILQAVNTIHEERIVHSDLKPANFLLVKGSLKLIDFGIAKAIMSDTTNIQRDSQVGTLSYMSPEAFMCNETDANGNIIKCGRPSDIWSLGCILYQMVYGRTPFSEYKTFWAKFKVITDPSHEITYEPLSNPWLVDLMKRCLAWDRNQRWRIPQLLQHPFLAPHVPPHPSLSQDHSCKFIQLIAETCTYDSEASQLCHQLQRLLVDPLELTTHSLNSQDQQRSLLSQMSELCIQLRERLVDTDIK
- the LOC101506529 gene encoding serine/threonine-protein kinase MPS1 isoform X3, with translation MDGKSNLPIKPDPSSPDFLRHVQAALKRHRPLGSTQSNSFRPRRTLVHQPHDSPETSTVDTPSQDPNAQNKVQFSNTVPQGANDVKAIDLESLSSHMSSLGFTEMEWVEGNQPEALIGFNDDSKQPKVLQTEPDFSLRSDGGISCSMLPRRNTVTRDNLQQFRNFLSQPATQSSVVGPSCATTTSVNSTSAPMMNSTTHLHIESGTRVAAGPFGEIRVKPITESVMESANIDTSVKKGNIISVDKDAAPGQASDSCVDAELAFKESEQSKEQQASMLKETSNSKYVSWDGDKLTERKEVADVSNIQPQASVSKAPSVNVKFESSNIEKREKAVSSRSSSVNKKRSYDPDLFFKVNGKLYQRLGKIGSGGSSEVHKVISSDCKIYALKKIKLKGRDYATAYGFCQEIEYLNRLKGKDNIIQLIDYEVTDKALLEEVMKGTLSIKDGRVKDDGYIFMVLEYGEIDLAHMLSQKWKELDGPNQTIDENWLRFYWQQILQAVNTIHEERIVHSDLKPANFLLVKGSLKLIDFGIAKAIMSDTTNIQRDSQVGTLSYMSPEAFMCNETDANGNIIKCGRPSDIWSLGCILYQMVYGRTPFSEYKTFWAKFKVITDPSHEITYEPLSNPWLVDLMKRCLAWDRNQRWRIPQLLQHPFLAPHVPPHPSLSQDHSCKFIQLIAETCTYDSEASQLCHQLQRLLVDPLELTTHSLNSQDQQRSLLSQMSELCIQLRERLVDTDIK
- the LOC101506529 gene encoding serine/threonine-protein kinase MPS1 isoform X2 yields the protein MLKTKFNFPILFHKAIDLESLSSHMSSLGFTEMEWVEGNQPEALIGFNDDSKQPKVLQTEPDFSLRSDGGISCSMLPRRNTVTRDNLQQFRNFLSQPATQSSVVGPSCATTTSVNSTSAPMMNSTTHLHIESGTRVAAGPFGEIRVKPITESVMESANIDTSVKKGNIISVDKDAAPGQASDSCVDAELAFKESEQSKEQQASMLKETSNSKYVSWDGDKLTERKEVADVSNIQPQASVSKAPSVNVKFESSNIEKREKAVSSRSSSVNKKRSYDPDLFFKVNGKLYQRLGKIGSGGSSEVHKVISSDCKIYALKKIKLKGRDYATAYGFCQEIEYLNRLKGKDNIIQLIDYEVTDKALLEEVMKGTLSIKDGRVKDDGYIFMVLEYGEIDLAHMLSQKWKELDGPNQTIDENWLRFYWQQILQAVNTIHEERIVHSDLKPANFLLVKGSLKLIDFGIAKAIMSDTTNIQRDSQVGTLSYMSPEAFMCNETDANGNIIKCGRPSDIWSLGCILYQMVYGRTPFSEYKTFWAKFKVITDPSHEITYEPLSNPWLVDLMKRCLAWDRNQRWRIPQLLQHPFLAPHVPPHPSLSQDHSCKFIQLIAETCTYDSEASQLCHQLQRLLVDPLELTTHSLNSQDQQRSLLSQMSELCIQLRERLVDTDIK